The following DNA comes from Candidatus Binatia bacterium.
GGAAGATCTCGATCGTCTTCCGGCTGAAGAAGCCGGTCTTGATGAGAACGCGCTTGTTGGTGACGGCGATTTCCGTCGCGGCCCGCTTCAGGATGCCGATCAGAAGGATGGCGAGGCCGGCGCCGAAGAGGAGCACGCCCCCGATCGCCGCCGCGGTGCCGCCGCTCCCCAGGTCGTTTCCCGTCGTCACGAACGTGCCCGCGACGAGCCCCAGGCCGAGGAGCGCTCCGAGGCCGCCGATCAGGCCATGCCAGAGGAGGACCACCCAGTGGAG
Coding sequences within:
- a CDS encoding PH domain-containing protein translates to LHWVVLLWHGLIGGLGALLGLGLVAGTFVTTGNDLGSGGTAAAIGGVLLFGAGLAILLIGILKRAATEIAVTNKRVLIKTGFFSRKTIEIFLSKIESVVVDESFLGKTLGFGTVTVRGTGGTPEAFERVADPLEFRRQVQTQIEGSPTEIRTA